One part of the Mycolicibacterium aromaticivorans JS19b1 = JCM 16368 genome encodes these proteins:
- a CDS encoding NAD(P)H-quinone dehydrogenase — MTTRIVIIGGGPAGYEAALVAAGRGREVAEVTVVDSDGIGGACVLFDCVPSKTFIASTGVRTELRRASGLGFEIGIDDAKISLPDINNRVKTLARSQSADIGTQLLREKVNVVQGHGELIDAVPGMAHHRVKVTTTSGQVGVLKADVVLIATGASPRVLPNAVPDGERILTWRQLYDLPELPEHLVIVGSGVTGAEFCNAYTELGVDVTVVASRDQILPHEDSDAAAVLEETFAERGVTLVKNARADSVVSTGTAVTVTMADGRVVEGSHALMTVGSVPNTSGLGLERVGIELGPGNYIPVDRVSRTSAAGIYAAGDCTGLLLLASVAAMQGRIAMYHALGEGVAPIRLRTVASATFTRPEIAAVGVPQTAIDNGSVPARTLMLPLTTNARAKMSLLKRGFVKIFCRPATGVVIGGVVVAPIASELILPIALAVQNRISVTDLAQTLSVYPSLSGSIVEAARRLMAHDDLD, encoded by the coding sequence GTGACGACGCGGATCGTGATCATCGGTGGGGGGCCGGCCGGCTACGAGGCGGCACTGGTCGCCGCGGGTCGCGGCCGGGAGGTCGCCGAGGTCACCGTGGTGGACTCCGACGGCATCGGCGGGGCCTGCGTGCTGTTCGACTGCGTGCCGTCCAAGACATTCATCGCCTCGACCGGGGTCCGCACCGAACTGCGCCGCGCCTCGGGCCTGGGATTCGAGATCGGCATCGACGACGCCAAGATCTCGTTGCCCGACATCAACAACCGCGTCAAAACCCTGGCCCGCTCGCAGTCCGCCGACATCGGCACCCAGTTGCTGCGCGAGAAGGTCAACGTCGTCCAGGGCCACGGTGAGCTGATCGACGCGGTCCCCGGCATGGCGCACCACCGGGTGAAGGTCACCACCACTTCCGGCCAGGTCGGCGTGCTCAAGGCCGATGTCGTGCTGATCGCCACCGGCGCCAGCCCCCGCGTGCTGCCGAATGCGGTGCCCGACGGCGAGCGGATTCTGACCTGGCGGCAGCTCTACGACCTGCCGGAACTGCCCGAACATCTGGTGATCGTCGGCTCCGGCGTCACCGGCGCCGAGTTCTGCAACGCCTACACCGAGCTGGGCGTCGACGTCACCGTCGTCGCCAGCCGCGACCAGATCCTGCCGCACGAGGACAGCGACGCCGCGGCCGTGCTGGAGGAGACCTTTGCCGAGCGCGGCGTGACGCTGGTCAAGAACGCCAGGGCCGATTCTGTGGTCAGCACCGGCACCGCGGTGACCGTCACGATGGCCGACGGCCGGGTCGTCGAGGGCAGCCACGCCCTGATGACGGTCGGATCCGTGCCGAACACCTCGGGCCTGGGACTGGAGCGGGTCGGCATCGAGCTCGGTCCCGGCAACTACATCCCGGTGGATCGGGTGTCGCGGACCTCCGCGGCCGGGATCTACGCCGCCGGCGACTGCACCGGCCTGCTGCTGCTGGCCTCGGTCGCGGCCATGCAGGGCCGGATCGCGATGTATCACGCGCTTGGCGAAGGGGTGGCCCCGATCCGGCTGCGGACGGTCGCCTCGGCCACGTTCACCAGACCCGAGATCGCCGCCGTCGGCGTGCCGCAAACCGCGATCGACAACGGATCGGTCCCGGCCAGGACCCTGATGCTGCCGCTGACGACCAACGCCCGCGCCAAGATGTCGCTGCTCAAGCGCGGCTTCGTCAAGATTTTCTGCCGGCCGGCCACCGGCGTCGTCATCGGCGGTGTGGTGGTCGCGCCGATCGCCTCCGAATTGATCCTGCCGATCGCGCTGGCGGTGCAAAACCGCATCTCGGTGACCGATCTGGCGCAGACGCTGTCGGTGTACCCATCGCTGTCCGGCTCGATCGTCGAGGCTGCGCGCCGTCTGATGGCCCACGACGATCTCGACTAG
- a CDS encoding gamma-glutamylcyclotransferase yields MPLYAAYGSNMHPEQMLERAPHSPMAGTGWLHGWRLTFAGEDIGWEGALATLVEDPDSKVFVVLYDMTPADEANLDRWEGSELGFHKKIRCRIECESTDTTTDPVLAWLYVLDAWEGGLPSARYIGVMADAAEIAGAPEEYVHDLRTRPASNVGPGHGSG; encoded by the coding sequence GTGCCGCTCTACGCCGCTTACGGATCCAACATGCATCCCGAGCAGATGCTGGAGCGTGCGCCGCACTCGCCGATGGCCGGAACCGGCTGGCTGCACGGCTGGCGGCTGACCTTCGCCGGGGAGGACATCGGCTGGGAGGGCGCGTTGGCGACCCTGGTCGAGGACCCCGACTCCAAGGTGTTCGTGGTGCTCTACGACATGACCCCGGCCGACGAGGCGAACCTGGACCGCTGGGAAGGCTCCGAGCTCGGCTTCCACAAGAAGATCAGATGTCGCATCGAATGCGAATCGACGGACACCACAACCGATCCCGTGCTCGCCTGGCTCTATGTGCTGGACGCCTGGGAGGGCGGGCTACCGTCGGCGCGCTACATCGGTGTGATGGCCGACGCCGCCGAGATCGCCGGCGCGCCGGAGGAATACGTGCACGACCTTCGCACCCGGCCCGCGAGCAACGTGGGCCCAGGGCATGGTAGCGGCTAG
- the galE gene encoding UDP-glucose 4-epimerase GalE, producing MKLLVTGGAGYVGSVCAQVLVEQGHEVVIVDDLSTGNADAVPSGARFVEADMVDVAPELLGDGSFDGVLHFAAKIMVGESVEAPERYWDGNVIKTLHLLEAIRLAGVPRLVFSSTAATYGEPESVPITEDAPTNPTSAYGATKLAIDHAITSYAIAHGLAATSLRYFNIAGAYAGLGERHPVETHLIPLVLQVATGQRQEILVFGNDWPTPDGTCIRDYIHVRDLADAHLLALQNSKPGEHQIYNLGNGTGFSVREVIASCERITGTSIAARDVERRPGDPAVLIASSEKAITELGWKPQHSSIDEIVSDAWEFVRG from the coding sequence ATGAAGCTTTTGGTCACTGGCGGCGCGGGTTACGTCGGCAGCGTGTGTGCCCAGGTGCTGGTGGAGCAGGGACACGAGGTCGTCATCGTCGACGATCTGTCGACGGGCAACGCCGACGCGGTGCCGTCCGGCGCGCGGTTCGTCGAGGCCGACATGGTCGATGTCGCACCGGAACTGCTCGGCGACGGATCGTTTGATGGCGTCCTGCACTTCGCCGCGAAAATCATGGTCGGCGAGTCGGTTGAGGCGCCGGAGCGGTACTGGGACGGCAATGTCATCAAGACGCTGCACTTGTTGGAGGCGATCCGCCTCGCCGGTGTGCCGCGGTTGGTGTTCTCCTCGACGGCGGCCACCTACGGCGAGCCGGAGTCGGTGCCGATCACCGAGGACGCTCCGACCAACCCGACCAGTGCCTACGGCGCCACGAAGCTCGCGATCGACCATGCGATCACGTCCTACGCCATCGCGCACGGGCTGGCCGCGACCAGCCTGCGTTACTTCAACATCGCCGGGGCGTATGCCGGATTGGGCGAGCGTCACCCCGTCGAGACGCACCTGATTCCCCTGGTGCTGCAGGTTGCCACCGGGCAGCGCCAGGAGATCCTGGTGTTCGGAAACGACTGGCCGACGCCGGATGGCACCTGCATCCGCGACTACATCCACGTTCGTGATCTGGCCGACGCGCACCTGCTGGCGCTGCAGAACTCGAAGCCCGGCGAACATCAGATCTACAACCTGGGCAACGGCACCGGCTTTTCGGTCCGTGAGGTGATCGCCAGCTGCGAGCGGATCACCGGCACCTCGATTGCGGCGCGCGATGTCGAGCGCAGACCCGGCGACCCGGCCGTGCTGATCGCCTCCAGTGAGAAGGCCATCACCGAACTCGGCTGGAAGCCGCAGCACTCATCGATCGACGAGATCGTTTCCGATGCTTGGGAATTCGTGCGGGGCTAG